In Campylobacter vicugnae, a genomic segment contains:
- a CDS encoding RecB-like helicase, with protein MSFKNYLCLEASAGSGKTFALSVRYIALLLKGNYPNKILALTFTNKAANEMLHRITTTFCNLHKDDQKGELEALCELLDMDSKQVLSLRDNMMDIFLSNELNISTFDSFFATILRQFSLNLGLMPDFNSVSNNTDLIKKEFERLLEINSMVGDIAQYLNDSDNNENNLFDKLKLLSQCKFEPFEAPCPMIDDVMQKYNELCDVALRLHNVASYNNNFDKNLKLSQIIKKPVVINYTSRNFNKVRDNVEFVSARDGFMQALKEYYLALEKYEISQISKFAKLYKKAISNVNRRENSLSFDDITNWVNELLTSDNKQDIDMLYFRLDAKIRHILIDEFQDTSIKQYEILEPLIAESVSGVGQNGLGSFFYVGDTKQSIYRFRGGQKELFDKLKADFIQIKSQSLDKNYRSDKLVVEYVNRVFKDKYLNYIDQIPNSKNDGYVKVAKFDTGKHQDKIYENIVHLYDLGVAYEDIAILCWNNKDIDEIKYFLEFKGLKISTQTTNNLIKSANVAAVVEFVKYCIFGDEIHSWAVYEILNIKKDKLELKKESSVAQTLKFIAKYLGIEPGDIDMLKLYEISSSYSDIYDFAFNISNDQTLSAKSSQNGITIMTVHKSKGLQFNYVIVVDYIGKLNNNTDKFLMEYNLDTNSWDVRLHNKIFEYLGDENYINLKNKQKSLDKDETINKIYVALTRAKHGLIILANKTPKGQHSSYFTSYYTSSNDLIEYVNLDECEIGSIQASNKKEPKEPSQVVNLEPFMKVAPQDIVANNETNSELNLASVYFGKALHYYLESIDFNDPNSKEIAQNCLYNKFGNLLEMSSLEDIKLRVDKLLACSEFLEIIKNKELYKEQDIGFNGELKRIDLLCMNEKEIHIIDYKSSTNQGDEHKIQVAHYAKILSQIYPQKTINASIIYIMSREIQILNL; from the coding sequence ATGAGCTTTAAAAACTATTTATGTTTAGAAGCTAGTGCTGGAAGTGGAAAAACTTTTGCGCTTTCTGTTCGTTATATTGCTTTATTATTAAAAGGCAATTACCCAAATAAAATTCTAGCCCTAACCTTTACTAATAAAGCTGCTAATGAGATGCTTCATAGGATTACAACTACATTTTGTAATCTTCATAAAGATGATCAAAAAGGAGAACTAGAAGCACTTTGTGAGCTTTTGGATATGGATAGTAAGCAGGTTTTAAGCCTTCGAGATAATATGATGGATATATTTTTATCAAATGAGTTAAATATATCTACATTTGATTCATTTTTTGCTACGATTCTTAGACAGTTTAGCTTAAATTTGGGTCTAATGCCAGATTTCAATTCAGTTAGCAATAATACAGATTTGATTAAAAAAGAGTTTGAAAGATTACTAGAAATTAACTCTATGGTAGGAGATATAGCGCAATATTTAAATGATTCTGATAATAATGAAAATAATCTATTTGATAAGCTTAAACTACTTAGCCAGTGTAAATTTGAACCATTTGAAGCGCCTTGCCCTATGATTGATGATGTTATGCAAAAATATAATGAGCTATGTGATGTAGCTTTAAGATTGCACAATGTTGCTTCATATAATAATAATTTTGATAAAAATCTAAAATTAAGCCAGATTATAAAAAAGCCAGTAGTGATAAATTACACAAGTAGAAATTTTAATAAAGTTAGAGATAATGTTGAGTTTGTCAGTGCTAGAGATGGATTTATGCAAGCTTTAAAAGAGTACTATTTAGCTCTTGAAAAGTATGAAATATCTCAAATTTCAAAGTTTGCAAAGTTGTATAAAAAAGCAATTTCCAATGTAAATCGCCGTGAAAATAGCCTAAGCTTTGATGATATTACAAACTGGGTAAATGAGCTACTAACTAGTGATAATAAACAAGATATTGATATGCTCTATTTTAGACTTGATGCAAAGATTAGACATATTTTAATTGATGAGTTTCAAGATACTAGCATAAAACAATATGAGATTCTTGAGCCACTTATTGCTGAGAGCGTATCTGGAGTAGGGCAAAATGGGCTTGGAAGCTTTTTTTATGTAGGCGATACTAAGCAAAGCATATATAGATTTCGTGGGGGTCAAAAGGAGCTTTTTGATAAACTAAAGGCCGATTTTATACAGATAAAAAGTCAAAGTCTAGATAAAAATTACAGAAGTGATAAGCTCGTAGTAGAGTATGTAAATAGAGTATTTAAAGATAAGTATTTAAATTACATAGACCAGATCCCAAATAGCAAAAATGATGGCTATGTCAAAGTAGCTAAATTTGATACAGGCAAACATCAAGATAAAATTTATGAAAATATCGTTCATTTGTATGATTTAGGCGTTGCATATGAAGATATAGCCATACTTTGCTGGAATAATAAAGATATAGATGAGATTAAGTATTTTTTAGAGTTTAAAGGATTAAAGATATCTACACAAACCACAAATAATCTTATAAAAAGTGCTAATGTCGCTGCTGTTGTAGAGTTTGTTAAATACTGCATTTTCGGTGATGAGATACACTCTTGGGCAGTTTATGAAATTCTTAATATCAAAAAAGATAAACTAGAGTTAAAAAAAGAAAGCAGCGTAGCTCAAACCCTTAAATTTATTGCTAAATATCTTGGCATTGAACCTGGCGATATTGATATGCTTAAACTATATGAGATTAGCAGTAGTTATAGCGATATATATGATTTTGCTTTTAATATTAGCAATGACCAGACTCTAAGTGCTAAAAGTAGCCAAAATGGCATAACTATAATGACAGTGCATAAGAGCAAAGGATTGCAATTTAATTATGTAATTGTAGTTGATTATATTGGTAAATTAAATAATAATACAGATAAGTTTTTAATGGAATATAATTTAGATACAAATAGCTGGGATGTTAGATTGCACAATAAGATTTTTGAGTACTTAGGCGATGAGAACTATATAAATCTTAAAAACAAACAAAAATCTCTTGATAAAGATGAGACCATAAATAAAATTTATGTTGCTCTTACTCGTGCTAAACATGGCTTAATTATTCTAGCAAACAAAACCCCTAAAGGCCAACATAGCTCGTATTTTACAAGTTATTATACAAGTAGTAATGATCTTATAGAGTATGTAAATTTAGATGAATGTGAGATAGGAAGTATTCAAGCCTCCAATAAAAAAGAGCCAAAAGAGCCTAGCCAGGTAGTTAATCTTGAGCCATTTATGAAGGTTGCCCCTCAAGATATAGTAGCAAATAATGAGACAAATAGTGAATTAAATTTAGCCTCAGTCTATTTTGGAAAGGCTTTACATTACTATCTTGAAAGTATTGATTTTAACGATCCAAACTCAAAAGAGATAGCGCAAAATTGCTTGTATAATAAATTTGGAAATCTTTTAGAGATGAGTAGCTTAGAAGATATTAAATTAAGAGTTGATAAACTTTTAGCTTGTAGTGAGTTTTTAGAAATTATAAAAAATAAAGAGCTATACAAAGAGCAAGATATCGGTTTTAATGGCGAACTTAAGCGTATAGATTTATTATGTATGAACGAAAAAGAGATTCATATAATTGATTATAAAAGCTCAACCAATCAAGGCGATGAACACAAGATACAAGTAGCTCATTATGCTAAGATTTTATCTCAAATTTATCCACAAAAAACGATAAATGCAAGCATTATCTATATAATGAGTAGGGAAATTCAAATTCTTAATCTATAA
- a CDS encoding PD-(D/E)XK nuclease family protein, whose product MQNNSLFVLSSSRNVRDFYSSRLNSNCLLPKAISIADFFNEAIYVPNRRYASQTECLLHMKDAVSKVKNISEILNIKNEFLLFLKNSNYLFSFFKELSREKRTISDLSMADTYSSYDEHLAILDNLGRIYRQNLTTLGLYDEITLSDCYEINSNFISNFDKIEFRIDGNLSSLEWEILTKISSKIQLFIDVDCSKFNKKIIKEIAHFTNLNLEIGYNYNINLSNKTINNSSKIKTHSSINLKSFRLRSLQAAFVFDEISKMIRAGIEPQNIAVILPDESFALVLQNLDENNMLNYAMGKSLKNNPIYTLLHNLKEAIIQDINYEFNENYIKDIKTPNQIIATLNSFKLPTQIYIDIKNRFNSKVNYDSFENLIKSVLDTIKINLEINQIIAIELFNIKNLLSQIDLKFSEIFELFLLNFANKKESIVGGGLVTVMGILESRSRSYDGVVIVDFNDSFVPKRSQKEMFLSSSVRKDAGLISHSDRENLQRFYYESLINRAKIVSISYVKDDENMLSRFIKDFDNIVEITSPQSSYENALYQGGIAINLNSKEIIKMHNFFDSAISFSRLNTYLECPRRYYYKYIKNIKESRFGNKDALEFGNIVHSALCEYFKKSPYNFDKNEFLNLYNNYENTTPTLKNELFKIKLDAFESEQNKHFKDGFSVKDCELSIEAEFNGVPIMGNIDRVDINGDDIWLIDYKTGNIVDKSLQLAFYQMLYLAKFHKETKGYFYSLKDNKFVENKKSIDDLSCELNKLKEISNTQICFTQNTKNCNNCPYETLCLKGLK is encoded by the coding sequence ATGCAAAATAATAGCCTTTTTGTACTTAGTTCATCTAGAAATGTGCGAGATTTCTACTCTAGTAGATTAAATTCTAATTGCCTTTTGCCTAAGGCTATTAGTATAGCTGATTTTTTCAATGAGGCTATTTATGTGCCAAATAGACGATATGCTAGTCAAACTGAGTGTTTGCTTCATATGAAAGATGCAGTTAGCAAGGTAAAAAATATCTCTGAAATATTAAACATCAAAAATGAATTTTTACTATTTTTAAAAAATTCAAACTATCTATTTTCATTTTTTAAAGAACTTAGCAGAGAAAAACGCACTATATCAGACCTAAGTATGGCAGATACATATTCTAGCTATGATGAACATCTAGCTATTTTAGATAATTTAGGGCGAATTTATAGGCAAAATTTAACTACATTGGGTTTATATGATGAAATTACTCTTAGCGATTGCTATGAGATAAACTCAAATTTTATTAGTAATTTTGATAAGATTGAGTTTAGAATCGATGGAAATTTAAGCTCTTTAGAATGGGAAATTTTAACTAAAATTAGCTCTAAAATACAGCTATTTATAGATGTTGATTGTAGTAAATTTAATAAAAAAATTATTAAAGAGATTGCCCATTTTACAAATTTAAATTTAGAAATTGGTTATAATTATAATATCAATCTTAGCAATAAAACGATTAATAATTCTTCAAAAATAAAAACCCACTCAAGTATTAATCTTAAAAGTTTTAGGCTTCGCAGTCTTCAAGCAGCCTTTGTTTTTGATGAGATATCTAAAATGATTAGAGCTGGTATTGAACCACAAAATATAGCTGTAATTTTGCCTGATGAGAGTTTTGCTTTGGTTTTGCAAAATTTAGATGAGAATAATATGCTAAATTATGCTATGGGTAAAAGCTTAAAAAATAATCCAATTTATACTCTTTTACACAATCTAAAAGAGGCTATAATTCAAGATATAAATTATGAATTTAATGAAAATTATATAAAAGATATAAAAACTCCAAACCAAATAATTGCTACATTAAATAGTTTTAAATTGCCTACGCAAATATATATTGATATTAAAAATAGATTTAACTCTAAAGTTAATTATGATAGTTTTGAGAATTTGATAAAATCAGTATTAGATACTATTAAGATAAATTTAGAAATTAATCAAATCATCGCAATTGAGCTATTTAATATAAAAAATCTTTTATCTCAAATAGATCTTAAATTTAGTGAAATTTTTGAGCTATTTTTGCTTAATTTTGCCAATAAAAAAGAGAGCATAGTAGGCGGTGGTTTAGTTACTGTAATGGGAATTTTAGAAAGCCGCTCTAGAAGTTATGATGGTGTTGTGATAGTGGATTTTAACGACTCATTTGTCCCAAAAAGAAGCCAAAAAGAGATGTTTTTAAGCTCATCAGTAAGAAAAGATGCCGGACTTATAAGCCATAGTGATAGAGAAAATTTGCAAAGATTTTATTATGAAAGTTTGATAAATAGAGCCAAAATTGTATCTATTAGCTATGTCAAAGATGATGAAAATATGCTCTCAAGATTTATTAAAGATTTTGATAATATAGTAGAGATTACATCACCTCAAAGCTCATACGAAAATGCGTTATATCAAGGTGGCATTGCTATTAATCTTAATTCAAAAGAGATTATAAAGATGCATAACTTTTTTGATAGTGCAATCTCATTTAGTCGTTTAAATACATATTTAGAGTGTCCAAGAAGATATTATTATAAATATATTAAAAATATTAAAGAGTCTAGATTTGGTAATAAAGATGCTCTTGAGTTTGGTAATATTGTACATAGCGCATTGTGTGAATATTTTAAAAAATCACCATATAATTTTGATAAAAATGAGTTTTTAAATTTGTATAATAACTATGAAAATACAACACCAACATTAAAAAATGAGCTATTTAAAATCAAACTTGATGCATTTGAATCTGAACAAAACAAGCACTTTAAAGATGGTTTTAGCGTAAAAGATTGCGAGCTTAGTATCGAGGCTGAGTTTAATGGTGTGCCTATTATGGGCAATATTGATAGAGTAGATATAAATGGAGATGATATTTGGTTGATTGATTATAAGACTGGAAATATTGTTGATAAATCACTTCAATTGGCATTTTATCAGATGTTATATTTAGCCAAATTTCATAAAGAGACTAAGGGTTATTTTTACTCATTAAAAGATAATAAATTTGTAGAGAATAAAAAGAGTATTGATGATTTAAGTTGCGAATTAAATAAACTAAAAGAAATTTCAAATACCCAAATTTGCTTTACACAAAATACGAAAAATTGCAATAATTGCCCATATGAGACCCTATGTCTAAAGGGATTAAAATGA
- a CDS encoding DUF4006 family protein, translating to MENTNRSVFSLSGVTGMLIATALLLSILVVLTYLGIVAQQDVMQKPYKLVNPTSVEMKSSVEKAAEVMVIKE from the coding sequence ATGGAAAACACAAATAGATCTGTATTTTCATTAAGCGGAGTTACTGGTATGCTGATTGCTACTGCTCTTTTGCTATCTATATTAGTTGTGCTTACATATCTAGGTATAGTGGCTCAGCAAGATGTAATGCAAAAGCCATATAAACTAGTAAATCCTACATCTGTAGAGATGAAAAGTAGTGTTGAAAAAGCTGCTGAAGTTATGGTAATTAAGGAGTAA
- a CDS encoding cbb3-type cytochrome c oxidase N-terminal domain-containing protein — protein sequence MKWFNLEDNVNSLSILGAIAIVLLTLVVVGRLFKLMKVKKEGGELSEHNWDGIGEYKNPLPFGWAVVFVLTIVWAIWYFLAGYPLNSYSQIGEYNEEVKKYNASFQAKFQNASPEELKAIGEQVFLVQCAACHGITGDGINGKAANLIEWGSEKGIYDVIIKGSKGLGYPLGDMLSAADNGIDEATAKALAAFTAKEISAIKSTVNEDLVEAGRAAWATCAACHGEDGKGMDGMAPDLTKYGSSDFVVEILARGKTGDIGHMPKFTGTGLINPTQEKAVGEYIISLSKGE from the coding sequence ATGAAATGGTTTAATCTAGAAGACAATGTAAATTCGCTTTCTATTCTTGGTGCTATAGCCATCGTATTATTGACATTAGTTGTCGTAGGTAGGCTATTTAAACTGATGAAAGTGAAAAAAGAGGGCGGTGAGCTAAGCGAGCATAACTGGGATGGAATTGGTGAATATAAAAATCCGCTTCCGTTTGGTTGGGCTGTTGTATTTGTTCTTACTATAGTATGGGCAATTTGGTATTTTCTAGCTGGATATCCTTTAAATTCATATTCGCAAATTGGTGAGTATAATGAAGAGGTGAAAAAATATAACGCTAGTTTCCAAGCTAAATTTCAAAACGCTAGTCCAGAAGAGTTAAAAGCTATTGGTGAGCAAGTATTCTTAGTACAATGTGCTGCATGCCATGGTATTACAGGTGATGGTATTAATGGTAAAGCAGCTAACCTAATAGAATGGGGTAGCGAAAAAGGAATTTATGATGTTATCATCAAAGGTTCAAAAGGCTTAGGATACCCGCTTGGCGATATGTTAAGTGCAGCTGATAATGGTATTGATGAAGCTACTGCTAAGGCACTAGCAGCATTTACTGCTAAAGAGATATCAGCTATTAAATCTACAGTAAATGAAGACTTAGTAGAGGCTGGTCGTGCAGCTTGGGCTACTTGTGCAGCTTGCCACGGTGAAGATGGTAAAGGTATGGATGGAATGGCTCCAGATCTTACTAAATATGGTTCAAGTGATTTTGTAGTAGAGATTTTAGCTCGTGGCAAAACAGGAGATATTGGCCATATGCCTAAATTTACTGGCACAGGACTTATTAATCCTACTCAAGAAAAAGCTGTTGGCGAATATATAATCTCGCTTTCAAAAGGAGAATAA
- a CDS encoding cytochrome c oxidase, cbb3-type, CcoQ subunit, which translates to MSVETMRELQAYGFYIMLVAMVVILYSYWFHLKKSEKTGRRDYEKYSNLALNDNLQDEILESVSTSDKDANRSVKK; encoded by the coding sequence ATGAGTGTAGAGACTATGAGAGAGCTTCAAGCTTATGGCTTTTATATAATGTTAGTAGCTATGGTAGTTATACTATATAGCTACTGGTTTCATCTAAAGAAATCAGAAAAAACAGGCAGAAGAGACTATGAGAAATACTCAAATTTAGCCTTAAATGATAATTTGCAAGATGAAATTCTTGAGAGCGTCTCTACTTCTGACAAAGATGCTAATAGGAGCGTTAAAAAATGA
- the ccoO gene encoding cytochrome-c oxidase, cbb3-type subunit II, producing the protein MFSWLEKNPFFFAVFVFIFIAYAGIVEILPDFADRARPVEHKKPYTVLQLAGRHVYISDSCNACHSQLIRPFKSETDRYGMYSVSGEFAYDRPFLWGSKRTGPDLARIGNYRSVDWHENHMKDPVSVVPGSIMPAYVHMFNKNADIETAYAEAVTVKKVFNVPYDMEGMPKLGSWEEAQAEVRAEAEAIVSQMKDQDVKDAFARGEIRQIVALIAYLNSLK; encoded by the coding sequence ATGTTTAGTTGGTTAGAGAAAAATCCATTCTTTTTTGCGGTATTTGTATTTATCTTTATAGCATATGCTGGTATTGTTGAAATTTTGCCAGATTTTGCTGATCGTGCTAGACCTGTAGAGCACAAAAAACCATATACAGTATTACAATTAGCTGGTCGCCATGTATATATATCTGATAGCTGTAATGCGTGCCACTCTCAGCTAATTCGACCATTTAAATCTGAAACAGATAGATATGGTATGTATTCAGTAAGTGGTGAATTTGCTTATGATAGACCATTTTTATGGGGATCAAAAAGAACTGGTCCAGATCTAGCTAGAATTGGTAATTATAGAAGTGTTGACTGGCATGAAAATCATATGAAAGATCCAGTAAGCGTAGTTCCAGGATCTATTATGCCTGCTTATGTTCATATGTTTAATAAAAATGCAGACATAGAGACTGCTTATGCTGAGGCTGTTACAGTTAAAAAAGTATTTAATGTTCCTTATGATATGGAAGGAATGCCAAAGCTAGGTAGCTGGGAAGAGGCTCAAGCAGAGGTAAGAGCAGAAGCGGAGGCTATCGTAAGCCAGATGAAAGATCAAGATGTAAAAGATGCATTTGCTAGAGGTGAAATTCGCCAAATCGTTGCATTGATTGCATATTTAAATAGCTTAAAATAA
- the ccoN gene encoding cytochrome-c oxidase, cbb3-type subunit I translates to MQPSNALNYDYTVAKYFMFTTIIFGIVGMGIGTLIAFQMAYPDLNYLTGEYGTFSRLRPLHTNGVIYGFMLSGIFATWYYIGQRVLKVSMSESKFLMFIGKLHFWLYVLVIALAVVTLFAGVSTSKEYAELEWPIDIIVVVVWVLWGVSIFGLIGIRREKTLYISLWYYIATFLGVAMLYLFNNMEVPTRLVSGMGSWIHSVSMYAGTNDALVQWWFGHNAVAFVFTVAIIAQIYYFLPKESGQPIFSYKLSLFSFWGLMFVYLWAGGHHLIYSTVPDWMQTMGSIFSIVLILPSWGSAINMLLTMKGEWGQLRDNPLIKFMVLASTFYMFSTLEGPILSIKSVNALAHFTDWIPGHVHDGTLGWVGFMTMAALYHMTPRIFKRELYSKSLMEAQFWIQTTGIVLYFASMWIAGITQGMMWRATDEYGNLAYSFIDTVTVLIPYYWIRAIGGLLYLIGFFMFTYNIIKSMSSSKPIDREPVSASPMAA, encoded by the coding sequence ATGCAGCCGAGTAATGCATTGAACTACGACTATACAGTCGCTAAGTACTTCATGTTTACCACTATTATTTTTGGTATAGTTGGTATGGGTATTGGTACTTTGATAGCCTTTCAAATGGCTTACCCAGACCTTAACTATCTAACTGGTGAGTATGGTACATTTAGCCGTCTTAGACCACTTCACACAAATGGTGTGATTTATGGATTTATGTTGTCAGGTATTTTTGCTACCTGGTATTATATTGGACAAAGAGTGCTTAAAGTATCTATGAGCGAATCTAAATTTCTAATGTTCATAGGTAAGCTTCACTTCTGGCTATATGTATTGGTTATAGCTTTAGCTGTTGTAACTCTTTTTGCTGGTGTTTCTACATCTAAAGAGTACGCAGAGCTTGAATGGCCGATTGATATTATAGTTGTTGTTGTGTGGGTTTTATGGGGTGTTAGTATATTTGGATTAATTGGAATCCGCCGTGAAAAAACTCTATATATTTCATTATGGTACTATATAGCTACATTCCTTGGCGTGGCTATGCTATATCTATTTAATAATATGGAAGTACCTACTCGCTTGGTATCAGGTATGGGCAGCTGGATTCACTCTGTGTCTATGTATGCTGGTACAAATGATGCTTTAGTACAGTGGTGGTTCGGACACAATGCGGTTGCGTTTGTATTTACGGTTGCAATTATTGCTCAAATTTACTACTTCTTACCAAAAGAGAGCGGCCAACCGATATTCTCATATAAGCTATCACTATTTTCATTTTGGGGCTTAATGTTTGTATATCTTTGGGCTGGTGGTCACCATCTTATTTACTCTACTGTTCCAGATTGGATGCAGACTATGGGATCTATATTCTCTATTGTTCTTATCCTACCTAGTTGGGGTTCTGCTATCAATATGCTTTTAACAATGAAAGGCGAATGGGGACAATTAAGAGATAATCCACTAATTAAATTTATGGTTTTAGCCTCTACATTCTATATGTTCTCTACTTTAGAAGGGCCAATTCTTTCAATAAAATCAGTAAATGCTCTAGCGCACTTTACAGATTGGATTCCTGGCCACGTTCATGATGGTACTTTAGGCTGGGTTGGATTTATGACTATGGCTGCTTTATATCATATGACTCCGCGTATCTTTAAGCGTGAGCTATATAGTAAATCTTTAATGGAAGCACAATTTTGGATCCAAACAACAGGTATCGTACTATACTTTGCATCTATGTGGATCGCTGGTATCACACAAGGTATGATGTGGAGAGCTACAGATGAATATGGTAACCTTGCTTATTCATTTATAGATACAGTTACTGTTCTTATCCCATATTATTGGATTAGAGCTATCGGTGGTTTATTATATCTAATCGGTTTCTTTATGTTTACTTACAACATTATAAAATCTATGTCATCAAGTAAGCCTATAGATCGTGAGCCAGTTAGTGCTTCACCAATGGCTGCGTAA
- a CDS encoding response regulator transcription factor — translation MNDILKNLTVLFVEDEEKIRTSLAGVMEDVFKSVILAGNGDEGLKKFKKYNPDLVITDITMPIMDGLEMAKEIKQISKFTPIMVLSAFSEKERLLSAIDVGIDKYLIKPIDVEELFEATCKLAKNKIGVASEIDIGNGIKFNKTKRVLINSAGEEISLTKKELAFVAILAQRIDTLVLHEEIKQSVWTGEKVSDAAIRTFIKRIRDKIGANLIKNIPGLGYKISTKDE, via the coding sequence ATGAATGATATATTAAAAAACTTGACAGTTTTGTTTGTAGAAGATGAAGAGAAGATAAGAACTTCGCTAGCTGGAGTTATGGAAGATGTTTTTAAATCTGTTATTTTGGCTGGAAATGGCGATGAAGGATTAAAAAAATTTAAAAAATACAATCCAGATTTAGTTATTACAGATATAACAATGCCTATTATGGATGGTTTAGAGATGGCCAAAGAGATTAAACAGATATCTAAATTTACTCCTATTATGGTTCTTAGTGCATTTAGTGAAAAAGAGAGATTGTTAAGTGCGATTGATGTAGGAATTGATAAATATTTAATTAAGCCAATTGATGTTGAAGAGCTTTTTGAGGCAACTTGCAAACTTGCTAAAAATAAAATTGGTGTCGCTTCTGAGATTGATATTGGCAATGGAATCAAATTTAATAAAACCAAAAGAGTGCTTATAAATAGCGCTGGTGAAGAGATTAGCCTAACTAAAAAAGAGCTAGCGTTTGTAGCTATTTTAGCTCAAAGAATTGATACTTTAGTGCTTCATGAAGAGATTAAGCAAAGCGTATGGACCGGAGAGAAAGTAAGCGATGCAGCCATTAGAACATTTATTAAAAGAATACGTGATAAAATTGGAGCAAATTTAATTAAAAATATTCCAGGTCTTGGCTATAAAATTAGCACAAAAGATGAGTAA
- a CDS encoding PAS domain-containing sensor histidine kinase, translating to MKLRQYQRAIDESNIVSKTDINGVITFVNDEFCKISGYTKEELIGSPHSIVRHPDVPAENFKRLWETILNKKIHKGLIKNKTKDGRAIYLNTTIIPILDDDNNIEEFVAIRHDVTEMIELNERLTRTQNDLKDLNSLLWQKVSGKTKKLLELNRELEERIALEVAKNEEKTRLMFQQSRLANMGEMLANISHQWRQPLNELSINLYKLKQSAIEPSKQFMEVYEHSKAVIKGMSSIIDNFRNFFTSNGDDEKFSIKEAIDDATLMLENTFKNESIELNIDIEDDFSIIGRKNELAQVFINLFSNSKDAFLQNNIANRVVNVKAYVQNDTNKQIKYAIITIADNAGGVETSLIENLFDPYFTTKHPSVGTGLGLYITRRIVSKLQGQISVTNSNGGACFEIKIPLSGDDDE from the coding sequence ATGAAATTACGACAATATCAAAGAGCTATTGATGAGAGTAATATTGTATCAAAAACTGATATCAATGGAGTTATAACCTTTGTCAATGATGAATTTTGCAAGATTAGTGGCTATACAAAAGAGGAGTTAATAGGCAGTCCTCATAGTATAGTGCGTCATCCAGATGTTCCAGCTGAGAATTTTAAACGACTTTGGGAGACAATATTAAACAAAAAAATTCATAAAGGACTAATCAAAAATAAAACCAAAGATGGTAGAGCTATCTATCTAAATACAACAATAATTCCAATTCTTGATGATGATAATAATATTGAAGAGTTTGTTGCTATTCGCCATGATGTTACTGAGATGATTGAACTAAATGAGAGGCTTACAAGAACGCAAAATGATCTAAAAGATCTAAATTCGCTTTTATGGCAAAAAGTTTCAGGCAAAACTAAAAAGCTTTTAGAGTTAAATAGAGAACTTGAAGAGAGAATAGCCTTAGAAGTGGCTAAAAACGAGGAGAAAACAAGGCTAATGTTTCAGCAAAGTAGACTAGCTAATATGGGTGAAATGTTGGCAAATATCTCTCATCAGTGGAGACAGCCATTAAATGAGTTAAGTATAAATTTATACAAGCTAAAACAAAGCGCAATAGAGCCAAGCAAGCAGTTTATGGAGGTTTATGAGCATTCAAAGGCTGTAATTAAGGGTATGAGTAGTATTATTGATAATTTTAGAAATTTTTTTACTTCCAATGGAGATGATGAGAAATTCTCTATTAAAGAGGCTATAGATGATGCAACTTTGATGTTGGAAAATACATTTAAAAACGAATCAATAGAATTAAATATAGATATAGAAGATGATTTTTCTATAATAGGGCGTAAAAATGAGCTAGCTCAGGTTTTTATAAATCTATTTTCAAATTCAAAAGATGCATTTTTGCAAAATAATATAGCAAATAGGGTGGTAAATGTAAAAGCATATGTTCAAAATGATACTAATAAACAGATTAAATATGCTATAATCACAATCGCTGATAATGCTGGTGGAGTAGAAACAAGCTTAATAGAAAATCTATTTGATCCATATTTTACTACTAAACACCCAAGTGTAGGAACTGGGCTTGGTCTATATATTACAAGACGAATAGTAAGTAAATTGCAGGGTCAAATAAGTGTTACAAACAGCAATGGGGGTGCTTGTTTTGAGATTAAAATACCATTAAGTGGAGATGATGATGAATGA